The sequence AGTTAAGAGATTTTCTTTCATAGATTTCATTAGTAGTATGGGCTGCTTGAGGGGTTGGGCATcgtcttattttctttcttatatgtTTTCTATCCTGTCAAGTCTTTTCCCCTCTCTTGCCTTTTCATGACTTGTTGTGGGTGCTGTATGGTATACTTCCATCTTGTTGGTTCATTCTTCTGATTCTTTGCTGTGATTTTTATCTAATTGAAAGAGGAAAACATCAAGCTCTTgctgtggattttttttttctcttgttaaTCTCCATGTAGGGTAACTATCTAAGTTTTGGTCTATAATCTTCTAGTCTATATGGCTTATTGACACCTTTTAATCATCAGCGGTTCATGGGTACATGTTCTAGACTTCAACCATTTCATGGGAATCAGCTTCTTAACTTTCAAAGGTTGAATCAGATTGATAAAAGATCAAGGGGCTCTCAACTTTAAATTTCCAGTTAAGTGAGCAACAGGAGGACTATTTGATGTAATAAGCTTCAAACTTACAAGTCAAGTTGCTGGGTTCTCAAGCAGTGAACCACCATATCCAGTCTTTCAGTTAGTGTATTACCTAGTCATTGCACTCTAGTGATGTTAGTTAAGATCTAGACCAGTCAATTTTACATATAATTGATATGGGATAAGTATCAATTTTTTTGGATCATGAAGTTCCCTATATGATCAATCAGAGCCAACTAATAAGCAGTTTGCACCTCTAGCACCACGTGCCTTTTGTAAAAGGTAGGTTATGATGATCATTTTGTGATCAGCTGACCCAGGGATGTACCTTCACCATAAGTCCAGCTAGATGCTTTTTTGTTGCTCTTTTACAGGCATTTTAGGATTATGCTtctgcatataacatatattagTAGTTTACCAATGATTTAAGTTATTAGGGATGATAATATGATTAGTATTTACTGTATTTTATTGGTGTAATTTGTAACTTCTTTTGCATCACTTTTCCACAAATATTTTCACATATGGATGAATAATGCTTTTTCTCATATCCTGTCATATTAAATATTTCATAGTGAAAGATTGCGAAGTTAGCAAATCCTTGTTTGTGTACAAAGGACTTCCATTGGTTGATATGCCTAAGCACTTCCATTCATCCTGCCTTGCACAACTGCACGAGTCACAATGGAATGAACATAATTTAATAGCAGTAAAAGTTTAGTCTCTTGAGCTGTTGGTATATGTGCATGATGGAATAAGGAATGGTTCCTTAATTTTTAACCTTTTCAAACAGCTACTCATACAATGCTCAAGCTCAATGCTTTAATGATAATCTCCCTGACCTGAGGACACCAAGCTCAATCTTAAAAATTGAGACTTGGTTGCTTGACAAACTTGAGTAGCTAGCCTTGATTACAAACTTAGATGTAGTGAGATGCTGTAATATACCCAGAAACTTATATTAAAGAAGATTTTAGCAAAGGGTTAACAAACGTTGCAAAATGCAAGAAATGGTGAAGAATTGACTAAGCATTTGGAGTGTCATTCACTAATTTGTGTTGGTAAAGGCTGGAATATTGAAGCAAAATATGTTAAAGATTAGGCTAATGAACTAGTGCACTTAGGCAAGCTCAGCCAAACCAACAAAAGACAAGGTGGGATGGCCCTAGTTGAGGTAATATAAAACTTGAGTTTGACCAAGTTCAACAAGGATGGGCTTGAACCAACCCACTTAGGTCATGTTTGGAACATTGGAATAGACTCTGGGATTGGGAAATCACTTCCATTTCCATTCATTAATATATTTGGATGGTTTTTTAGAATgagaatgataataaaaaattcattagcATGGAAATCAGATCCCATTCCCACtaggattttgattcctctcttCTACATGGTATTGTGATTCACCTCCATTCCTCTTGTTTACTGGCTCCATAAACCTGGCTCTGATTGATACTCTATTTAGGGCTGTATCGTATATCATTGAAAAATACCTTAAATCCCTTGTATCATATTTTTCACAGATGCTGTCAAGGACCCTTACTTGCTCATTGCCAAAGTGCATGATAAACCTTCTATATTATTTGTCTTATTTCTTAATGGTGCACCTCAGCTTTTAAAATTGACTCCTGCCCTAGTCTTGCTACTTTTGGAAAACATCAAGGACATTGCGCTATCTTCTTTGCTATTTTGTGAAATCTCCAATCAAGGTGGCTGTTGGCTTGAGTCACTTGGCACATACATACAGTCATCTCCTACAGTTTATGGGAATATTTCTTTCACCAATGCTTGCTTTGCATGAAGGAATGAAGCTTGATCCTGAAAAAGGCCAATTGCATCATTTCTCTGAAAGGGTGCATTTTCTTGTTATCTCATCAATTTCCTGAAGTTTAACTCTGCATCATGTctgaaatttttattgtttaataaaaacttGCATATTTAGCTTTACCATCCAACTTACCATGATGGTAGTACCTAATTTCTGCACTTTTCTGACATTCTAATGTTTTctgtcttttttattattattattattttttttgtgtttcagTGACCATTTGTGGTTTGGCAAGGGATGCTTTGAACTTGCTTCGGGAAAGAAAAGATGGATATGACATTGTAATCAGTGATGTTAACATGCCTGACATGGATGGTTTTAAACTTCTTGAGCTTGTTGGGCTTGAGATGGATCTTCCAGTAATTAGTAAGTTttctatcatgagattttttggAATCTTTATCTTGACTGTCAGTTTGTCTTGTTTTTTACTAGAGCCTATCAAAACCTTTATTTTCCTGATGAGTTGTatctaatgaaaaaatatagtgATGTCTGTTGACGGCGAAACAAGCAGGGTCATGAAAGGTGTTCAGCATGGTGCATGTGATTATCTTCTTAAGCCTATAAGAATGAAGGAACTCCGAAACATATGGCAACATGTTTTCAGAAAGAAGATCAATGAAGTGAGAGACATTGAAAGTCATGAAAGCATGGATGATTTCCAAATTATGAGAAATGGACCAGAACAGTCTGATGATGGGTACTTGGTAAGTGGTGATCCCACTTcagtgaagaaaagaaaagatactGAGAACAAGCATGACGACAGAGACCATTGTGACCCTAGTTCTGTGAAGAAAGCTAGAGTTGTTTGGTCAGTTGATCTTCATCAAAAGTTTGTCAGAGCGGTGAATCAGATTGGGTTTGATAGTGAGTATATACTCCAACTTTCAGTAGTTAGTAAtcatcataaattaaaaattgttctatatttaattttagaaatggtATTTGGTTTTCAATTACATAGAGGTCATCTACTATATCATGTTTGTTCAGAGGCATTAATATGTACTGTATGCTTGGCAGAGGTTGGTCCAAAGAAAATATTGGACTTGATGAATGTGCCATGGCTGACTCGAGAAAACGTGGCTAGTCACTTGCAGGTAAATATCTCTCTGATACTCTTGCTCATGTTATCAGCTAGAGTAATTGACCAGTAGGCTTGGTAAAAGGTGCATCCTTTCCAGTCTGGTACCAAGCTTCTCGAGCAGAACTCTGCTTGTcacaattctatttttatttttatttttattttattttatttttataaaactaacTATATAATCCTGATATGTTTTAAACTTCCATTAGTATGTTCTATAATTTGGAGTAATTTTCACTGACCTCTTCCCAACACCATGACCATTGGCATGATTCTAGAGATCTTAAAAAGGAATGCAGTGATCAATATGTTGAAATGTTGTGAGGAATCACATTGTGAAATCTTTCCTTGTGCAGAAATACCGCCTCTACTTGAGCAGACTTCAAAAGGAAGATGATCTAAAAACATCTTGTGGTGGAATAAAGCATTCTGATCTATCACCAAAAGATTCTTCTGGAAGCTTTGGCCTTTCGAACTTGACCAACATGCACCAAAATGATGCTGCTAATAGCGGTTATGGATTTTCTGGAAATAAGAAACTTGTGCAGAGTATTGATATTGATCCAAAAGTACAGGAAGGTGACCTGAAGGGGATAATCTCATTGCCAAGGACAGAGCAGAAAAAAATGTTGACTGGTGAAGCTTCTGATCCTCAGAAGGCCAGAAGTTCACAGATGGGTTTCAATCATTCTTTCGGGTCAATAGAGCAAGATGTAAACTATGCAGCATTTGATTCAAGTATCTCAGCACAATACtcttggagtggagaaaaagttcCTGAAGCTCAGTTTCAGGAAGAACATAGACCGAGTGTTCAGTTGGAGACTAGCTTTAACCAGTTGCCTGTGCCTGGTCCGCAGCATCATATTCAAGTTGATTGCCTGCAGCCTACTTTGCCACCCATCAGTCCTGGATCTTCCagaaaagaaagagataaaGCAAGTCCTGCCAAAATCAAGCCCTTGTATGCCAGTTACGATAGCCATCATGTAAGCAATGTAAGTCCAGCAGGAAGTGAAATTGACCTGTTTTCTGTTCAATCGAAGTGCCAAATGGTAAACCCTCAAGCTTTTGAGCCTATTTCAAACATTACACTGAATATGAGAAACCAGGGCCACAACCAGAGTGGTGTGAATGATTTGGAATCCTTTCAAAGGAACCTGATTTCAGGGAGTGGGTCAGCTCTTGAATCATTAGAGGACTTGCAAGTTCATTGGCTCCAAGGTGACTGTAATCCAATGAATCTTGGACTCCGAAACATGGAATTTTCAGATTACCATGACCAGAAGCTTATTACTGAAGTTCCCTTCCACTTGTATGATCCACTTAAGTTAGACTATGAGTATCTCTCTGACTTGACAGAATATCCTATAATGGATCAAGGTCTATTCATAGCATGACCCTTCTCGATTGGCAGCTTTTGCATTCTAGGCATCGTCAATGAAACAAGGATCCTCTCCTTCTATCTCCTTCCAGGTAGATGATTTAGAAGTGGAGTAAGTCAGCTTTATGGATGGAACGTTGTCTTCCCAACTTATTTGGACATGGATGATGAAACATGTACAATAGGCATGATGACATACATTTAAGCGTAATAAGCTTGCTTCTTACCGTTCTTAAAGATGAGACATGTATAATTTGTGTTATTTGTATGTATGAAAATGGACATAGGTTCCATACATGAGGATTCTCATGTGCCTTGACCTTgataaattttgtgaaggaagTATTTAGCCCTGGAAGTTTGAGAGTTCATCAAGAGTTTTAACTGCCTTAAGGAAAATGATGATTCAAGATCTGGTAGAAGTTAAGCATCAAAACAGCACAAACTCATACTGATTATACATTTAACAAACCCAGATGCATGGCGATGTCGAACcatctattttcctttttacatAATTTGCTATAACTCTTACATACCAATACAAAATTTTACTGCTAGCAAATGTTGAATGCAGCAATCAACACAAATTGCAATCACAAAGTTATTTTCTGTCTCCAAGATATGGAATTTCTAGGATGGTGCTTGTACTTTCACCAGCAGGGAAAATCAATATGTTCTCTATACATATGCTTGAAAGCACCCTCAAAGCTGGATATTTGGGGAGGCATTCTCTTGTGAATTATTCTTTGGTAGGAGTAGTTTATTCTTTTCTGTAGCAGGCTTGTTGGAGCTATCAGTTCTGGATGAAGGCACTCTAGGAGGCCTGGAGTTTGTGTCCTGGACTGCATTGGGAGTTGGCTTCCTCCCAAGTTTTGGGGAGCGAGGCCGTGTTGGTGGTGTCTGCAGGAAATTACAGAATAACAACGATGGCAGGCATATAAGCAAGATGACACCAGAATGGAGCAGAAAGAATTACAGATGACTAAGTTAACAAGACAGATGCTGATAATACCTTCTTTATGTGATTACCAGGCAAGTCTGTTTCATGACTAGAACCTGGTTTGAAGGTAATGCTGTGTCTCAGTTTTTTAAGCTCGCTCTCACCTTTCTCCTGcatatcatgaaaaatatgaaggtGGTCACCCTTTCCATGGAGTGTATAAATTGCAATGAAGATAACAAACCACCGGATTACTAATAGGTTTAGTTACCTTCTTCATGTGATTACCAGGTGAGTCTGTTTCACGACAAGAACCTGGTTTGAAGGAAATGCTGTGTCTCAGTTTTTTAAGCTCGCTCTCACCTTTCTCCTGcatatcatgaaaaatatgaatgtGGTCACCCCCTTTCCATGGAGTGTATAAACTGCAATGAAGACAACAAACCACTGGATTACTAATAGGTTTAGTCACCTTCTTCATGTGATTACCAGGTGAGTCTGTTTCACGACAAGAACCTGGTTTGAAGGTAATGCTGTGTCTCAGTTTTTTAAGATTGCTCTCACCTTTCTCCTGCATTAtcatgaaaatatgaatttcacCTTTCCATGGAGTACAGTACAAACTGTAACAGAGACAACAAACCCCCAGATTACTGATAGGTTTAGTTACCTTCATCATGTGATTACCGGGTGATTCTGTTTCACGGCAAGAATCTGTAGTTGGTATGGCTTTGAAGGTAATACTGCGGCGCAGTTTTTTCAGATCAGTCTCGGGTTTTTCCTGCAAAACATGAGTATAAACTTTTAATGGGGAAAACCATTATAGGATCTATTTGCATTGGATTGTATGATTTGGCAAGTCTTAACAGCAGAGTACATAATATGAGTCATGGGAGACTGACCTTAGATTTTGTCTGCGGCTGCATTTTCTCTGCCTCCTTGGCATTCTTCTCTTCTAGTTTCTGAAAGAACTGGCATGGCAAGTGATCAAAATATCAGCAAAGTGACATCCTCATAGGCATAAATACTGATAAATAGAAATGGTTGAATCTGGGTCTTGCCTCTTTGCGTTTTGCTACTCTTTCTTCACTCCTGAATCTAAACGGAGAAGATATAATAGGAGACCTTGATTTGCTTCCGCATGCAACTGAAGGTTGTGGTCGCCTGCTAGACACAGTTGTCAACAAGAAATTATGGAAGTGTGCACagttttcatcattttccaGGAAAAGAACTCCAAAACAATTAGGGGAAGTTGCTCTATTTTGAAGGTGTTGGATGGATATCAATCTTCTTGTGCTGCAAATGGAGTAGTGGGAGAATTTTATAGGACCATTTCCTGGAATATTTTCCTAGTACCAAACATATCCTTCTAATTTTTATGGAGTGTTTAAAATACTAATGCACCTGACCAAGTTGCATTAGGTTTGCCTCTTGCTCAAGTCTAACCCAAATTAATAGACATTCAACTCTAACCCAACCCGATTCCTAACCTAAGATGCTCAACTCACTCAAGCCCAACCCATTCCCATCTTTTAACATAGGGAATTAAGTTCGGGTTTGATCGTGTTAGGACTTGGGTTGAAAGCATTATATTGATTAACATTTAAATAGTAAAACACATCATTTTGagacaataataaataaaacctaaatatcttttcagaaaaataaaataatacataatataatttaatttttgatattttttttaaatatttgaaatgatatatataatatattggttttttttttttttcttttttttttgataaccgtgGATGTTCGGGCCAGCTTATGCACACTTCGACTAATTCCACGGGGCCCTGAAGTTAACGATCGAGTAAACCTCCAGTGGCCCTGAAGGGACTCAAATTGGTGACCATTGGGAAGCAAACCCAAGGCCGGACCAGGCTCAGGTTTCCCAAACCAAGAGCCTAAGACCAATCTGAATTGAGTTTGGATTGAGAAAACTCAATCTAAtccaacaattaaaaatatttgttcaaaCTCTCTCAAACATAATATTGGATTAACGTTAGGTATCACCAACCTAGCCAAGTTGCACCTATATGCACCAATGAATATGAAAAACCCTATACAAAGGGAACAGAGCACACATTTATAACCGTTAGCAACTTAGCATAACCATTGGAAGTCTGATGGAGAAAAAATTTACCCAATGGGGCAAACCTAAAGAATCAGATAGGACACCCCCCTCAGCATCCCCACAAGTAATTTGAGGACGAAAATAGTGAAGAGAATGTTATCTTTGTACTCTATAATTTAGTGAAACATGAACAATCTGTTGGAACTGAAGTAGTTTGAAGTTTCTTACTCTGCCAAGAGTGACTGCCATTTCCCTTCAGCTGTTCTGTTCCCAGAAACTGACTGATCAAGTAGAGTTCTGGTCCTGTAAATAATACAGCTGACTATTTTAAGTGAAAGGagtaaaatattagaaattctAACCATACAAAAATCAATAATTGTGAGCCAATTTTTGTGGGCTTCTATAAAGCCAAACACCTTCTATTTTCTGACTGAGGGGTTGTTGCTGAAGTATGCTTTGATATCCCACTCATGGATGCCTGCAGTTTGCATATGAAGCTCATGTTAGGTTTGCAGTGCAGTACATACATTTCCTAATAAAATACTAGTATATGTATGCAAGAGTATAAGTGGAATGGGGAGCAATTACCCTAATTGTTGTTCGTCTGGGAGTTGAGCTCTCTTCGGTTATTTTGGCAGCAATTGCATTAATTCTTGAATTTCTATTCTTTTGAAGAACAGGAGACGCCTTTTTGCTGGTTTCACCAGCAAGAGAGGCAAAGTTAATCGACATGTGAAGTGATTTTGGAGTAAACCTCTTCTTGTTCAGAGCATCTGGTGCAGGCTTCTTGGTGCTTGGACTGgcattgttttcttttctgaCATGAGCCAAGGATGTTACTTTTGCAGGAGAAGCTCCAAGCTTGGATGCTCGGCCTTGAGCCAATGACTTAGAGGAAGATTTTGTTAGCTTCTTGTTACTCCTCAAAGCCAGATTCTTCTCCTCATCAGCAACCTCCTGCAGTATTAGTAACAGGCAGCAGCCAAATGAAACAGAGATAACACATTGCAAGCAAGAAAACATGGAATATTTCAACACATTTACCTTAAGGGGCATCCTCTCttcttcaacattttcaatctgGTCTGAAAATTCAGTTTGAGCACGAGGACTCTCCTCTATAACAGTTTGTACTGTCACTGGTTCTGCTTCCTCTACTTCCTCTACTTTTACCTCTTCCAATTCAATCTTTTCCACACAATCAACAACTACCTGAGTATTGGGGGCCTCCTCTTGTCCCTCTGGTTCATCAATAATCATGGGGCTATTCTCTTTCAAAGTGTCCAATTCATCTGAGGAGCTATTGTGGATCTCATCCACAACTGTATTAGTATTAAGGGCTTCTTGTCCCTCTGATTCATCAATTATCATGTGACTGTTCTCTTTCACAGTGTCCAAATCATCTGAGGAGGTATTGTGAATCTCATCTAAAGCTTCTGGTTCCGGAAAATCATTAGCGGCTGCTTCTGCTTCGGCTGCTTTCTTGGCAGCTATTCTCTTGTAATGGGCTTCAAAATATGCTTTTTTCTGGGCAACAGAACCAGGCTTGGAAAA is a genomic window of Vitis riparia cultivar Riparia Gloire de Montpellier isolate 1030 chromosome 1, EGFV_Vit.rip_1.0, whole genome shotgun sequence containing:
- the LOC117917206 gene encoding two-component response regulator ORR26-like isoform X2 produces the protein MQDIMTICGLARDALNLLRERKDGYDIVISDVNMPDMDGFKLLELVGLEMDLPVIMMSVDGETSRVMKGVQHGACDYLLKPIRMKELRNIWQHVFRKKINEVRDIESHESMDDFQIMRNGPEQSDDGYLVSGDPTSVKKRKDTENKHDDRDHCDPSSVKKARVVWSVDLHQKFVRAVNQIGFDKVGPKKILDLMNVPWLTRENVASHLQKYRLYLSRLQKEDDLKTSCGGIKHSDLSPKDSSGSFGLSNLTNMHQNDAANSGYGFSGNKKLVQSIDIDPKVQEGDLKGIISLPRTEQKKMLTGEASDPQKARSSQMGFNHSFGSIEQDVNYAAFDSSISAQYSWSGEKVPEAQFQEEHRPSVQLETSFNQLPVPGPQHHIQVDCLQPTLPPISPGSSRKERDKASPAKIKPLYASYDSHHVSNVSPAGSEIDLFSVQSKCQMVNPQAFEPISNITLNMRNQGHNQSGVNDLESFQRNLISGSGSALESLEDLQVHWLQGDCNPMNLGLRNMEFSDYHDQKLITEVPFHLYDPLKLDYEYLSDLTEYPIMDQGLFIA
- the LOC117917206 gene encoding two-component response regulator ORR26-like isoform X3, with amino-acid sequence MPDMDGFKLLELVGLEMDLPVIMMSVDGETSRVMKGVQHGACDYLLKPIRMKELRNIWQHVFRKKINEVRDIESHESMDDFQIMRNGPEQSDDGYLVSGDPTSVKKRKDTENKHDDRDHCDPSSVKKARVVWSVDLHQKFVRAVNQIGFDKVGPKKILDLMNVPWLTRENVASHLQKYRLYLSRLQKEDDLKTSCGGIKHSDLSPKDSSGSFGLSNLTNMHQNDAANSGYGFSGNKKLVQSIDIDPKVQEGDLKGIISLPRTEQKKMLTGEASDPQKARSSQMGFNHSFGSIEQDVNYAAFDSSISAQYSWSGEKVPEAQFQEEHRPSVQLETSFNQLPVPGPQHHIQVDCLQPTLPPISPGSSRKERDKASPAKIKPLYASYDSHHVSNVSPAGSEIDLFSVQSKCQMVNPQAFEPISNITLNMRNQGHNQSGVNDLESFQRNLISGSGSALESLEDLQVHWLQGDCNPMNLGLRNMEFSDYHDQKLITEVPFHLYDPLKLDYEYLSDLTEYPIMDQGLFIA
- the LOC117917206 gene encoding two-component response regulator ORR26-like isoform X1; amino-acid sequence: MDSAFCPPRTDAFPAGLRVLVVDDDPTWLKILEKMLKKCLYEVTICGLARDALNLLRERKDGYDIVISDVNMPDMDGFKLLELVGLEMDLPVIMMSVDGETSRVMKGVQHGACDYLLKPIRMKELRNIWQHVFRKKINEVRDIESHESMDDFQIMRNGPEQSDDGYLVSGDPTSVKKRKDTENKHDDRDHCDPSSVKKARVVWSVDLHQKFVRAVNQIGFDKVGPKKILDLMNVPWLTRENVASHLQKYRLYLSRLQKEDDLKTSCGGIKHSDLSPKDSSGSFGLSNLTNMHQNDAANSGYGFSGNKKLVQSIDIDPKVQEGDLKGIISLPRTEQKKMLTGEASDPQKARSSQMGFNHSFGSIEQDVNYAAFDSSISAQYSWSGEKVPEAQFQEEHRPSVQLETSFNQLPVPGPQHHIQVDCLQPTLPPISPGSSRKERDKASPAKIKPLYASYDSHHVSNVSPAGSEIDLFSVQSKCQMVNPQAFEPISNITLNMRNQGHNQSGVNDLESFQRNLISGSGSALESLEDLQVHWLQGDCNPMNLGLRNMEFSDYHDQKLITEVPFHLYDPLKLDYEYLSDLTEYPIMDQGLFIA
- the LOC117917180 gene encoding protein WVD2-like 4 isoform X1, whose amino-acid sequence is MGDAIRALGDSISFGRFMSESLAWEKWSSFSQNRYLEEAEKFSKPGSVAQKKAYFEAHYKRIAAKKAAEAEAAANDFPEPEALDEIHNTSSDDLDTVKENSHMIIDESEGQEALNTNTVVDEIHNSSSDELDTLKENSPMIIDEPEGQEEAPNTQVVVDCVEKIELEEVKVEEVEEAEPVTVQTVIEESPRAQTEFSDQIENVEEERMPLKEVADEEKNLALRSNKKLTKSSSKSLAQGRASKLGASPAKVTSLAHVRKENNASPSTKKPAPDALNKKRFTPKSLHMSINFASLAGETSKKASPVLQKNRNSRINAIAAKITEESSTPRRTTIRASMSGISKHTSATTPQSENRRTRTLLDQSVSGNRTAEGKWQSLLADRRPQPSVACGSKSRSPIISSPFRFRSEERVAKRKEFFQKLEEKNAKEAEKMQPQTKSKEKPETDLKKLRRSITFKAIPTTDSCRETESPGNHMMKEKGESNLKKLRHSITFKPGSCRETDSPGNHMKKEKGESELKKLRHSISFKPGSCRETDSPGNHMKKEKGESELKKLRHSITFKPGSSHETDLPGNHIKKTPPTRPRSPKLGRKPTPNAVQDTNSRPPRVPSSRTDSSNKPATEKNKLLLPKNNSQENASPNIQL
- the LOC117917180 gene encoding protein WVD2-like 4 isoform X2, yielding MGDAIRALGDSISFGRFMSESLAWEKWSSFSQNRYLEEAEKFSKPGSVAQKKAYFEAHYKRIAAKKAAEAEAAANDFPEPEALDEIHNTSSDDLDTVKENSHMIIDESEGQEALNTNTVVDEIHNSSSDELDTLKENSPMIIDEPEGQEEAPNTQVVVDCVEKIELEEVKVEEVEEAEPVTVQTVIEESPRAQTEFSDQIENVEEERMPLKEVADEEKNLALRSNKKLTKSSSKSLAQGRASKLGASPAKVTSLAHVRKENNASPSTKKPAPDALNKKRFTPKSLHMSINFASLAGETSKKASPVLQKNRNSRINAIAAKITEESSTPRRTTIRASMSGISKHTSATTPQSENRRTRTLLDQSVSGNRTAEGKWQSLLAERPQPSVACGSKSRSPIISSPFRFRSEERVAKRKEFFQKLEEKNAKEAEKMQPQTKSKEKPETDLKKLRRSITFKAIPTTDSCRETESPGNHMMKEKGESNLKKLRHSITFKPGSCRETDSPGNHMKKEKGESELKKLRHSISFKPGSCRETDSPGNHMKKEKGESELKKLRHSITFKPGSSHETDLPGNHIKKTPPTRPRSPKLGRKPTPNAVQDTNSRPPRVPSSRTDSSNKPATEKNKLLLPKNNSQENASPNIQL